The Candidatus Berkiella aquae sequence GATAAAAAGCCAATAGTAACTCCTGAAAAACAGCCTACTCCTATTGAAGTAGAAAAAGCGTTTGTTACGCCTGAGAAAGCCGCTACTGTAGAAGTTCAAAAAACGACGGCCGTCACCAAAAAACAATCTAAAAAGACTAGTTCAACAGCTCTTAATGATGATTTATTTAATAAAAATAAAGCGATTACTCCTCAGCGTGATGGAAAACAAAAAACTCAAGTTATTAATGATAAACAACTTTCAATCGCAGAACTCCATAGTAGTTTAAAATCAAAAACTAAGGAAGAATTAGTTGCCGCTGGAATTAAAAATTTCAAAGTGATTGAGCCTGCAACACCCAAAGGTTCAAGTTATCTCAAACTAGATATATTCTGTACAAAAGATGTATCTGCAACAGGTAAAACAACCGATGTCACAGTCGAACATAAACCAGGGACGGAAGGCATTACTTATGCAATCAAAAAAACCATGCCAATATCAGAAAAAGAACAAGCGATAGAAAGAATTTGCAAATTAGCCGTTGACAGTGCGAAACCAGGCACAGTATTTAAAATACCAACTAAAGATCCCCAACAACAAGCAATGACAGAAGCTGCTTTAGATAAAGCTTTACAAGCAAAATATCCAGAAACTTACCTTAAAGACCAGTTAAAGGTTCCAGATCTACCCGATAAACCTTTACAGCGTAATTTAAAATAAAGCCATAAACTCAGGGACAGTCCAATCTAACCAAGCTTCTTGTTGAAGCAATTGTTTGATATCTGTTGATTTTGCTTCACCTAAAAATGCTTGGCAATTTCTCTCAAATTTTTGCCACATTAATGGGATCCCTTCTTCACGTCTTCGACGATGACCTAAAGGATATTCACAAGTTTGTATAAATTGACTACCATCGGTTAAAGTAATGGTCAATTCATTGGCGATAGAGCGCTTTTTCGGATCTAAATAATCTTGGCTATATTGTGAATTCTCTTCCACCACCATTTTATCACGCAAGATATCGATGGCGGGGTCATGAGCAGTTTCATCTTCATAATGAAAAGCTTGCAAATCACCTTTGAGTAAAGCAACAGCAACCATATATTGCAAACAATGGTCACGATCAGCTGGATTGTATAATTTTCCTGTTTTATTAATAATGCGCATTGCCGCATTATGGGTTTTGATGGAAATTTTGCTAATTTCTTGCAACCTGTCTTTTAATTTATCATGTAATTTTATTGCACATTCTACGGCTGTTTGCGCATGAAATTCTGCAGGATAAGCAATTTTAAATAAAATATTTTCCATCACGTAACTGCCTAATGGACGTGCTAATTGAACCGGTTTTCCTTTAAATAAAACATCACCAAATCCCCAACGTGGTGCACTCACCGCACTTGGATAACCTGTTTCACCTTGTAACGTTAACATGGCTAACCGCACCCCGCGACTGGTTGCATCGCCTGCCGCCCAAGATTTTCGACTCCCTGTATTAGGCGCATGTCGATAAGTACGTAAGCTCTGACCATCTACCCATGCTTGTGATAATGCATTGAGTACATCATTTTTAGAGCCTCCTAAAAGTTTGGTTACCACACCGCAAGTCGCAACTTTAACTAAAATGACATGATCGAGCCCGACAGCATTAAAGCTGTTTTCAAGGGCAAGCACACCTTGGATCTCATAGGTTTTGATCATGGCTTCCAAGATATCTCGAACAGAGTATTTTTTATTTTGAAAGTCTGCCGTCCTTCGACTAACAAAATCCATGACACTTAATATCCCACCTAAATTATCAGAAGGATGCCCCCATTCTTGGGCAAGCCAAGTATCATTGTAATCTAACCAACGAATCATCGTCCCTATATCAAAAGCGGCTTTAATGGGATCGAGTTCATCATGCGTTCCAGGAATTTTAACCCCATTTTTAATTTGAGTGTCTTTTATCCAAGGCCCTAATAATTTGGTGCATGCGGGGAAAGTCAACGCCAACATTGCGCACCCCATACTATCGATGAGGCAGT is a genomic window containing:
- a CDS encoding bifunctional 2-methylcitrate dehydratase/aconitate hydratase; protein product: MHAGDIRDNTRPSFDELLVTLADYICDVEIQSELAFETAKNCLIDSMGCAMLALTFPACTKLLGPWIKDTQIKNGVKIPGTHDELDPIKAAFDIGTMIRWLDYNDTWLAQEWGHPSDNLGGILSVMDFVSRRTADFQNKKYSVRDILEAMIKTYEIQGVLALENSFNAVGLDHVILVKVATCGVVTKLLGGSKNDVLNALSQAWVDGQSLRTYRHAPNTGSRKSWAAGDATSRGVRLAMLTLQGETGYPSAVSAPRWGFGDVLFKGKPVQLARPLGSYVMENILFKIAYPAEFHAQTAVECAIKLHDKLKDRLQEISKISIKTHNAAMRIINKTGKLYNPADRDHCLQYMVAVALLKGDLQAFHYEDETAHDPAIDILRDKMVVEENSQYSQDYLDPKKRSIANELTITLTDGSQFIQTCEYPLGHRRRREEGIPLMWQKFERNCQAFLGEAKSTDIKQLLQQEAWLDWTVPEFMALF